In a genomic window of Methanoregula sp. UBA64:
- a CDS encoding cupin domain-containing protein — MKITAVADIVPGPNPHHVDARKIYDTPHAQAVVILLRPAESLKKHITSVDVFFFVLEGSGTVEIGDEQKSVGKDCIVESPARIPHRWINTSSADLRILVVKVPRPTEETKLL; from the coding sequence ATGAAGATCACTGCTGTTGCCGATATCGTGCCGGGCCCCAACCCCCACCATGTTGATGCGAGGAAAATTTACGACACCCCCCATGCCCAGGCCGTTGTTATCCTGCTCCGGCCCGCGGAGTCGCTAAAAAAACATATCACGTCGGTCGATGTCTTCTTTTTTGTGCTCGAAGGATCCGGCACGGTCGAGATCGGGGACGAACAGAAGTCCGTTGGTAAAGACTGCATTGTCGAGAGCCCGGCACGGATCCCGCACCGCTGGATAAACACCAGCAGCGCAGACCTCCGGATCCTGGTCGTCAAGGTGCCACGACCGACCGAAGAGACAAAACTGCTCTGA